GCTCATCTGACGAGCAGACAAGAAAACGGCAGCTTGGGATGGTTGAAAACATGATTCATCAATCACAATTAGAAATGAGAGCATTGCTGCTGCATCTGAGACCTGTGGCTCTAAAGGGTCAATCGCTGCAGGAGGGGGTTGAGGAACTGCTGCTTGAATTAAGACAAAAGGTACCAATGAAGATTGAATGGAAAGTTGAACAATTTCAGGTTGAAAAAGGAGTGGAGGATCAGTTATTCCGAATTTTACAGGAATCCGTGTCGAACACACTAAGACATGCAAAAGCAACAACGCTTGATGCTATGTTAATTGAACGGGATGATAGTGTTATTTTACGAATTGTGGATAATGGAATAGGATTTAACGTTGAAAGAGTGCGGGCGAGTTCATATGGAATTCAGAACATGAGTGAAAGAGCAAACGAAATAGGTGGAACATGTAAAATTATTAGTTTACCGAATGAAGGAACACGGGTAGAAGTGAAAATTCCAAGAGTTAAAAAAGAGGATGAAAGCGATGATTAAAGTACTGTTTGCGGATGACCATGAAATGGTTCGAATTGGGGTGTCGGCTTATTTGTCTGCCCAGCCTGACATTGAAGTGGTTGCGGAAGC
This Virgibacillus phasianinus DNA region includes the following protein-coding sequences:
- a CDS encoding sensor histidine kinase, which translates into the protein MNIVLRHIVTAVLFSFLVSIVIIGITLIVFPLDNFALLFNRKIADIPYVFVISLIPITAGLIIGISTGSYWRQRLHRIDRQLDELVKGQKLTTDDESYKELQAIQMRINQVQEKFRVQAEQSQRMVTERANEREKSLQEVVVQERNRLARELHDSVSQQLFAASMMMSAINEEGSSDEQTRKRQLGMVENMIHQSQLEMRALLLHLRPVALKGQSLQEGVEELLLELRQKVPMKIEWKVEQFQVEKGVEDQLFRILQESVSNTLRHAKATTLDAMLIERDDSVILRIVDNGIGFNVERVRASSYGIQNMSERANEIGGTCKIISLPNEGTRVEVKIPRVKKEDESDD